One window of the Cryptococcus gattii WM276 chromosome E, complete sequence genome contains the following:
- a CDS encoding Hypothetical Protein (Similar to TIGR gene model, INSD accession AAW43808.1), whose product MSTQYCQTCSSTLLPSHLALSFSPTCCNSPICSRCLEKNPRLREYVPCLRCGDPRKAMSGGASSHQDRRSQGGEVVFDVTDSGVELGLGSDERNRAEEDEIDALPPPPGYDEVVVEMERIGLTLSTGAPSTGKVGNKIGDSNGSSGYSSEPSRLGSFVPTKNVQDVRHVQEKAVNHTGTVLVIHKIQRGDTLLSIARKYAADPHEIICLNSLPPSALGSYPRILQTRKTLIISQRIIPRIPSSQSSGEHMDVGQERNEEEIEERKRQRQEKRFQLLTKTTDPTIGRAYIGVEEIEEKNLGSGLDMSLNPRHPLECSTGEALDYPHHQSNSTEQITGEIKSAVGKSKKMVIPDEGNREERALGRFWDDELWEAKNGTFLDKERRKIGKWNVVGGDIARDFTPLGLSPKPVKN is encoded by the exons ATGTCCACCCAATACTGCCAGACATGCTCTTCTACTTTACTGCCCTCCCATCTCGCATTATCCTTTTCACCTACATGCTGTAACAGCCCGATCTGCTCAAGATGTTTAGAAAAGAACCCGAGACTGAGGGAGTATGTCCCTTGTTTGAGATGcggcgatcctagaaaAGCGATGTCAGGTGGTGCTTCCTCACATCAGGATAGGAGATCACAAGGAGGGGAAGTGGTTTTTGATGTGACCGACTCAGGAGTAGAATTGGGCTTGGGCTCGGACGAGCGCAATCGAGCCGAGGAAGACGAGATTGATGCGCTGCCACCTCCTCCTGGATATGATGAGGTTGTGGTTGAGATGGAGCGCATAGGCTTAACTCTATCTACTGGAGCTCCGAGCACCGGTAAAGTTGGGAATAAAATTGGTGACAGCAATGGCAGCTCTGGCTACTCTTCGGAGCCATCCAGGCTTGGATCTTTTGTCCCTACGAAAAATGTCCAAGATGTTCGTCATGTTCAGGAGAAGGCAGTCAACCATACAGGGACGGTACTGGTCATTCATAAAATTCAACGAGGCGATACATTACTTTCGATAGCAAGGAAATACGCTGCGGAC CCGCACGAGATCATATGCCTCAattcccttcctccttcaGCACTTGGCTCTTATCCTCGAATCTTACAAACCCGCAAAACTTTAATTATCTCACAGCGCATCATCCCCAGGATCCCTTCCTCCCAGTCTTCAGGAGAGCATATGGATGTAGGACAAGAAAGgaacgaagaagagattgaggagaggaaaagacAGAGGCAGGAGAAGAGATTTCAACTCTTAACCAAAACTACAGACCCGACAATAGGACGTGCCTATATCGGTGTggaagagattgaggaGAAGAACTTAGGCTCGGGCTTGGATATGAGCCTGAATCCGCGCCATCCACTTGAATGCTCTACTGGTGAAGCTCTCGATTATCCCCACCATCAATCTAACTCAACAGAACAAATTACTGGCGAAATTAAGAGCGCAGTGGGAAAGAGTAAGAAGATGGTGATTCCAGATGAAGGAAATAGGGAGGAAAGAGCACTTGGAAGATTTTGGGACGATGAGTTATGGGAAGCAAAAAATGGGACTTTTTTAGATaaggagaggagaaaaaTTGGCAAGTGGAATGTCGTCGGTGGAGATATCGCCAGAGATTTTACCCCGCTTGGGCTCTCGCCAAAGCCCGTGAAGAACTAA